One window of Candidatus Nanopelagicales bacterium genomic DNA carries:
- the rplD gene encoding 50S ribosomal protein L4 gives MSSVQLPPEIFDVQTNVPLIHQVVVAQLAAARTGNHKTKTRGEVAGGGRKPYKQKGTGRARQGSIRAPQYAGGGSRPRPDSRGTTVSGPRRR, from the coding sequence ATGTCATCGGTCCAACTTCCCCCCGAGATCTTCGACGTACAGACCAATGTGCCGCTGATCCACCAGGTGGTCGTGGCTCAGTTGGCCGCGGCTCGCACCGGCAACCACAAGACCAAGACCCGGGGCGAGGTCGCCGGCGGCGGCCGCAAGCCCTACAAGCAGAAGGGAACCGGCCGGGCCCGTCAGGGTTCGATCCGCGCCCCCCAATACGCCGGTGGCGGTAGCCGCCCACGGCCCGACAGCCGCGGGACTACAGTCAGCGGACCCCGAAGAAGATGA
- the rpsC gene encoding 30S ribosomal protein S3, translating into MGQKIHPHGFRLGYTADYASNWYADGNKPGQRYRDYVEEDVKVRRLIADRMPRAAISKVTIQRSQGRLELWIHTARPGIVIGRGGKETDALKRALEELTGKQVQVNVLEVKDPELEAQLVAQAVAEQLAGRVAFRRAMRRALQSTLKAGAEGIRIQVSGRLGGAEMSRTEFYREGRVPLHTLRANIDYGLAEAHTTFGRIGVKVWIYKGEAPVTRADREQAEAQKLMGRRRGADRGRGGRGRQGAPAEAGQTGTEA; encoded by the coding sequence ATGGGTCAGAAGATTCACCCCCATGGCTTCCGGCTGGGTTACACCGCCGACTACGCCTCCAACTGGTACGCGGACGGCAACAAGCCGGGCCAGCGTTACCGCGACTATGTCGAGGAGGACGTCAAGGTCCGTCGGCTGATCGCTGACCGGATGCCCCGTGCTGCCATCAGCAAGGTCACGATCCAGCGCTCCCAGGGTCGCCTCGAGTTGTGGATTCACACTGCCCGCCCGGGCATCGTCATCGGGCGCGGCGGCAAGGAGACCGACGCCTTGAAGCGGGCACTGGAGGAGTTGACCGGCAAGCAGGTCCAGGTCAATGTGCTCGAGGTCAAGGATCCCGAGCTCGAAGCGCAACTGGTGGCCCAGGCCGTGGCCGAGCAGCTGGCGGGTCGCGTTGCCTTCCGGCGCGCGATGCGCCGGGCGCTCCAGTCGACGCTGAAAGCCGGTGCCGAGGGCATTCGGATCCAGGTTTCGGGTCGTCTCGGCGGCGCGGAGATGAGCCGAACCGAGTTCTACCGAGAGGGGCGGGTGCCGCTGCACACGCTGCGGGCGAACATCGACTACGGCCTGGCGGAGGCGCACACGACCTTTGGTCGCATCGGCGTGAAGGTGTGGATCTACAAGGGCGAAGCCCCGGTGACCCGCGCCGATCGTGAGCAGGCCGAGGCTCAGAAGCTCATGGGTCGGCGCCGCGGTGCGGATCGCGGGCGCGGCGGCCGGGGTCGCCAGGGCGCCCCTGCCGAGGCCGGCCAGACCGGGACGGAGGCCTGA
- the rplX gene encoding 50S ribosomal protein L24, with product MSIRAGDEVQVISGKDRGLKGKVLTVLADSDRVIVEGVNRVKKHTRVGQSARGGKTGGIVTQEAPVHVSNVMLIDPEDNRPTRVGFRVEEAEKQRADGSTYTGTKRVRYSKRTGKEV from the coding sequence ATGTCGATCCGCGCTGGCGACGAGGTCCAGGTCATCAGCGGTAAGGACCGTGGCCTGAAGGGCAAGGTTCTGACGGTCCTGGCTGACTCCGACCGAGTCATCGTCGAAGGCGTCAACCGCGTCAAGAAGCACACCAGGGTCGGCCAGTCCGCTCGTGGTGGCAAGACCGGCGGCATCGTGACCCAAGAGGCCCCGGTGCACGTGTCGAACGTGATGCTGATCGACCCCGAGGACAACCGCCCCACGCGAGTGGGATTCCGCGTCGAGGAAGCCGAGAAGCAGCGCGCTGACGGGTCCACCTACACGGGCACCAAGCGGGTCCGATACAGCAAGCGGACGGGCAAGGAAGTATGA
- the rplP gene encoding 50S ribosomal protein L16, with product MLIPRRVKHRKQHHPKRTGNAKGGTKVINGEWGLQAIGPAYITNRQIEAARIAINRRVKRGGKVWINIYPDRPLTKKPAETRMGSGKGSPEWWVANVKPGRVMFELSYPDEAVAREALERAMHKLPVKCRIIRRDVAGEG from the coding sequence ATGCTGATTCCCCGACGGGTGAAGCACCGTAAGCAGCATCACCCCAAGCGCACCGGTAACGCCAAGGGCGGCACCAAGGTGATCAACGGCGAGTGGGGGTTGCAGGCCATCGGCCCCGCCTACATCACCAACCGGCAGATCGAGGCGGCGCGTATCGCGATCAACCGGCGCGTGAAACGCGGCGGCAAGGTGTGGATCAACATCTATCCCGACCGTCCGCTGACCAAGAAGCCGGCCGAGACCCGCATGGGTTCCGGCAAGGGATCCCCCGAGTGGTGGGTCGCGAACGTCAAGCCAGGGCGCGTCATGTTCGAACTGAGTTACCCCGACGAGGCGGTCGCTCGAGAGGCTCTGGAGCGTGCGATGCACAAACTCCCCGTGAAGTGCCGGATCATCCGGCGGGACGTGGCAGGTGAAGGCTGA
- the rpsQ gene encoding 30S ribosomal protein S17 gives MSEDTSAVTQTDDAISRGYRKTREGLVVSDKMDKTVVVAVEDRFKHPLYGKVVRRTSRLKAHDEGNQAGVGDRVLLMETKPQSATKRWRVVEILEKAK, from the coding sequence ATGAGTGAGGACACGAGCGCAGTGACGCAGACCGACGATGCAATCAGCCGCGGCTACCGCAAGACCCGCGAAGGTCTGGTGGTCAGCGACAAGATGGACAAGACCGTCGTGGTCGCCGTCGAGGACCGGTTCAAGCACCCGCTGTACGGCAAGGTCGTGCGTCGGACCAGCCGGCTGAAAGCCCACGACGAGGGCAACCAGGCGGGCGTGGGTGACCGCGTGCTGCTGATGGAGACCAAACCACAGTCGGCCACCAAGCGTTGGCGCGTGGTGGAGATCCTCGAGAAGGCCAAGTAG
- the rplC gene encoding 50S ribosomal protein L3, whose protein sequence is MSTAVKGLLGTKLGMTQIWDENNKVVPVTVVKAGPCVVTQVRTPESDGYSAVQLGYGQIDPTQGEQADGGALRQGRASHPRRHLVELRTDAASEVTVGQEFDVTVFEPGARVDVTGTTKGKGYAGVMKRHGFHGLRASHGVQRKHRSPGSIGGCATPGRVFKGLRMAGRMGGDRQTTLNLTVERVDHDNGVLLIRGALPGSDGSIVFIREAKKGSV, encoded by the coding sequence ATGAGTACCGCAGTGAAAGGACTCCTGGGCACGAAGCTCGGGATGACCCAGATCTGGGACGAGAACAACAAGGTCGTCCCCGTCACCGTCGTCAAGGCGGGCCCGTGCGTCGTCACTCAGGTCCGCACGCCGGAGTCCGACGGCTACTCGGCCGTCCAACTGGGCTACGGGCAGATCGATCCCACGCAAGGTGAACAAGCCGATGGCGGGGCACTTCGCCAAGGCCGGGCGTCACACCCGCGTCGGCATCTCGTCGAACTGCGCACGGACGCTGCCAGCGAGGTCACAGTCGGCCAGGAGTTCGACGTGACTGTCTTCGAACCGGGAGCCCGGGTCGACGTCACCGGAACCACCAAGGGCAAGGGCTACGCCGGCGTCATGAAGCGGCATGGCTTCCACGGTCTGCGCGCCTCCCACGGTGTGCAGCGCAAGCACCGGTCGCCTGGTTCGATCGGTGGCTGCGCCACGCCGGGCCGGGTGTTCAAGGGCCTGCGCATGGCCGGCCGTATGGGTGGCGATCGCCAGACCACTTTGAACCTGACGGTCGAGCGCGTGGACCACGACAACGGCGTCCTGTTGATCCGCGGAGCCCTGCCGGGTTCCGATGGCTCGATCGTCTTCATCCGCGAGGCGAAGAAGGGATCAGTCTGA
- the rplN gene encoding 50S ribosomal protein L14: MIQQESRLRVADNTGAKELLCIRVLGGSGRRYAGIGDVVVCTVKDAIPGGNVKKGEVVKAVVVRTKKQRRRPDGSYIRFDENAAVVLKGDGEPRGTRIFGPVGRELRDKKFMKIISLAPEVL; the protein is encoded by the coding sequence ATGATCCAGCAGGAGTCACGCCTCCGCGTGGCGGACAACACCGGCGCCAAGGAGCTGTTGTGCATCCGCGTGCTCGGCGGCTCCGGGCGGCGGTATGCCGGCATCGGCGATGTGGTCGTGTGCACCGTCAAGGACGCGATCCCCGGTGGGAACGTCAAGAAGGGCGAGGTCGTCAAGGCCGTTGTGGTCCGCACCAAGAAGCAGCGTCGTCGACCCGACGGTTCCTACATCCGTTTCGACGAGAATGCGGCGGTCGTGCTGAAGGGCGACGGCGAACCGCGCGGGACGCGCATCTTCGGACCCGTCGGGCGCGAACTGCGCGACAAGAAGTTCATGAAGATCATTTCGCTAGCTCCGGAGGTGTTGTGA
- the rpmC gene encoding 50S ribosomal protein L29 — MMATTKTAELRNLEDDELETKLREHKEELFNLRFQSATGQLESHGRLRAVRREIARIYTVLRERELGITSVTDEGAESNE; from the coding sequence CTGATGGCAACCACCAAAACAGCGGAACTGCGCAACCTCGAGGACGACGAACTCGAGACCAAGTTGCGTGAGCACAAGGAAGAACTGTTCAACCTGCGGTTCCAGTCCGCGACCGGTCAGTTGGAGAGCCACGGCCGGCTTCGGGCCGTGCGCCGTGAGATCGCCCGCATCTACACCGTGCTGCGGGAACGGGAACTGGGCATCACCTCCGTGACCGACGAGGGTGCTGAGTCGAATGAGTGA
- the rplE gene encoding 50S ribosomal protein L5 has product MSETTTTTTVPRLKQRYREEIVPALTEEFGFANVMQVPTVQKVVVNMGVGDAARDSKLIEGAIRDLSTITGQRPKINKATKSIAQFKLREGQPIGAKVTIRNDRMWEFLDRLLSLALPRIRDFRGLSPKQFDGHGNYTFGLTEQVMFHEIDADSVDRARGMDITVVTSAANDDEGRALLRLLGFPFKEN; this is encoded by the coding sequence ATGAGCGAGACAACAACCACCACGACCGTGCCGCGGTTGAAGCAGCGGTATCGCGAAGAAATCGTGCCCGCGCTCACTGAGGAGTTCGGGTTCGCCAACGTGATGCAGGTGCCGACCGTGCAGAAGGTCGTCGTCAACATGGGGGTGGGAGACGCCGCTCGCGACTCCAAACTCATCGAGGGCGCAATCCGTGACCTGTCGACGATCACAGGTCAACGGCCCAAGATCAACAAGGCGACGAAGTCGATTGCGCAGTTCAAGCTGCGGGAGGGTCAGCCCATCGGCGCCAAGGTGACCATCCGCAACGACCGGATGTGGGAGTTCCTGGACCGGCTGCTCAGCCTGGCCCTGCCTCGCATCCGCGACTTCCGGGGGCTGTCGCCGAAGCAGTTCGACGGACACGGCAACTACACATTCGGATTGACCGAGCAGGTCATGTTCCACGAGATCGACGCCGACTCGGTCGATCGGGCCCGAGGGATGGACATCACGGTGGTCACAAGTGCCGCCAACGACGACGAGGGACGCGCGCTGCTGCGGCTGCTGGGCTTCCCCTTCAAGGAGAACTGA
- the rplV gene encoding 50S ribosomal protein L22, whose product MEARAQARGVRVSPMKARRVVDLIRGLPTDEAQAVLQFSPQDASEPVLKVLDSALANAANNHDMDVRDLVVAAAFVDEGPTMKRIRPRAQGRAYRIRKRSSHITIVVAPPNEVVDATGKRG is encoded by the coding sequence ATGGAAGCCAGGGCACAGGCACGCGGGGTGCGCGTGTCGCCGATGAAGGCCCGCCGGGTGGTGGACCTCATCCGCGGCCTGCCCACCGACGAGGCGCAGGCAGTGCTGCAGTTCTCACCGCAGGACGCCAGCGAGCCGGTGCTGAAGGTGCTGGACAGCGCGTTGGCCAACGCCGCCAACAACCACGACATGGATGTCCGTGACCTGGTTGTGGCTGCTGCGTTCGTCGACGAGGGACCGACCATGAAACGTATTCGTCCGCGGGCGCAGGGCCGCGCCTACCGCATCCGCAAACGATCAAGCCACATCACCATCGTCGTGGCACCGCCGAACGAGGTCGTCGATGCGACCGGGAAGAGGGGCTGA
- the rpsS gene encoding 30S ribosomal protein S19, translating into MPRSLKKGPFVDVHLQKKVDAQNEKGSHSVIKTWSRRSMITPDMIGHTIAVHDGRKHVPVFISENMIGHKLGEFAPTRTFKGHVKDDRKARRR; encoded by the coding sequence ATGCCACGCAGCCTGAAGAAGGGGCCGTTCGTCGACGTGCACCTGCAGAAGAAGGTCGATGCCCAGAACGAGAAGGGCAGCCACAGCGTCATCAAGACCTGGTCGCGCCGCTCCATGATCACGCCGGACATGATCGGGCACACGATCGCCGTGCACGACGGGCGCAAGCACGTGCCGGTGTTCATCAGCGAGAACATGATCGGCCACAAGCTCGGCGAGTTCGCGCCCACGCGCACGTTCAAGGGGCATGTGAAGGACGACCGCAAGGCGCGCCGGCGCTGA
- a CDS encoding type Z 30S ribosomal protein S14: MAKKALINKANAKPKFKVRGYTRCTRCGRPHSVYRKFGLCRVCLREMAHRGELPGIRKSSW; encoded by the coding sequence ATGGCGAAGAAGGCTCTGATCAACAAGGCGAATGCCAAGCCGAAGTTCAAGGTGCGCGGATACACCCGCTGCACCCGCTGCGGCCGACCACATTCGGTGTACCGCAAGTTCGGCTTGTGTCGGGTGTGTCTGCGAGAGATGGCGCACCGCGGCGAACTGCCGGGCATCCGCAAGAGCAGCTGGTAA